In a genomic window of Sporohalobacter salinus:
- the sppA gene encoding signal peptide peptidase SppA yields MSFSIKKMTSSILLSFLLILVILGGLGILLVGFLGSGDQVASKNIGVINIHGPISAGGGKEVFGSSRTNAREVIKYINQAKDNKKIKALLLRVNSPGGSSAASDEIYRELKKFKKTGKPIVVSMADVAASGGYYISAIADQIYANPSTITGSIGVIMQFKNLQELYNKIGVDSITFKSGAYKDIGNPNRKLKPEEKEILQNMVDAVYQEFLTAVAEGRNMPKSEVKELADGRIYNGRKAKKLGLVDKMGTFYDAVATASKLAGMKKRDPNLIYYNQPSPLERFLSSTTNLIKGVLLQQGLKINSKNTNEFYYHLLEENKTNNLELQY; encoded by the coding sequence ATGAGTTTTAGTATAAAAAAAATGACATCTTCAATTTTATTAAGTTTTCTACTTATTTTAGTTATCTTAGGTGGATTAGGTATTTTATTAGTTGGCTTTTTAGGAAGTGGTGATCAAGTTGCATCTAAAAATATAGGAGTTATTAATATTCATGGTCCTATTTCAGCTGGAGGCGGTAAAGAAGTTTTTGGTTCGTCGAGAACTAATGCCAGAGAAGTTATAAAATATATAAATCAAGCTAAAGATAATAAAAAGATTAAAGCATTATTATTGCGAGTAAATAGTCCTGGAGGTAGTTCAGCAGCTTCAGATGAAATATATCGTGAACTAAAGAAGTTTAAAAAGACAGGTAAGCCGATAGTTGTTTCAATGGCAGATGTAGCTGCTTCTGGAGGTTATTATATTTCAGCTATAGCTGATCAAATTTATGCGAATCCTTCCACAATCACCGGAAGCATTGGTGTAATTATGCAATTTAAGAATTTACAAGAGCTTTATAATAAAATTGGTGTTGATTCAATAACCTTCAAAAGTGGGGCTTATAAAGATATTGGTAATCCAAATCGTAAATTAAAACCAGAAGAGAAAGAAATATTACAGAATATGGTTGATGCAGTTTATCAAGAATTTTTAACAGCAGTTGCTGAAGGAAGAAATATGCCTAAATCTGAAGTTAAGGAATTAGCTGATGGTAGAATTTATAATGGACGAAAAGCTAAAAAGTTAGGATTGGTAGATAAAATGGGAACTTTTTATGATGCAGTAGCTACTGCTTCTAAGTTAGCTGGAATGAAAAAAAGAGATCCTAATTTAATTTATTATAATCAACCATCACCTTTAGAACGTTTTTTAAGTTCTACTACTAACTTAATTAAAGGGGTATTATTACAGCAAGGATTAAAGATTAATTCAAAGAATACTAATGAATTTTATTATCATTTATTAGAAGAAAATAAGACTAATAATTTAGAATTACAGTACTAA
- a CDS encoding TlpA family protein disulfide reductase codes for MKNFKKNIFLSLLLVGVLAFVGCTQTRMGQETSDVPIKPKVNFRAPDFTLTDLNGNKVKLSDFRGQVVFLNFWASWCPPCKEEMPYIQEIYDERGNNVKVLAINVRESPSKVKQFIKKKDYEFTVLTDENGKVSSNYLIRGIPKTLIINENGIIKAQNTGSMNKTKMNNLIKQAF; via the coding sequence ATGAAAAATTTTAAAAAAAACATATTTCTGTCTCTACTTTTGGTGGGAGTATTGGCTTTTGTAGGTTGTACCCAGACAAGAATGGGACAAGAAACAAGTGATGTACCTATTAAGCCAAAAGTTAATTTTAGAGCTCCTGATTTTACTTTAACTGATTTAAATGGTAATAAAGTAAAGTTATCTGATTTTAGGGGGCAAGTGGTTTTTCTTAATTTTTGGGCTAGTTGGTGTCCACCTTGTAAAGAAGAAATGCCTTATATTCAAGAAATTTATGACGAAAGAGGGAACAACGTGAAAGTATTAGCTATAAATGTAAGAGAGTCTCCTAGCAAGGTAAAACAGTTTATTAAAAAGAAAGATTATGAGTTTACTGTATTAACAGATGAGAATGGAAAAGTAAGTAGTAATTATTTAATTAGAGGGATTCCGAAAACATTAATTATTAATGAGAATGGAATAATTAAAGCTCAGAATACTGGTAGTATGAACAAGACGAAGATGAATAATTTAATTAAGCAAGCATTTTAA